GGGCGAGCACGACCTGCTCGCGCACCCCGTCGGGGTTCTGGATACGCCGCAGGGCCAGGCGGGCCGCTTCCTGGCCGACGGCGTAGGGATGGGTGGCAATACTGGTCAACGCCGGAGCGCTCAAGGCGGCTTCTTCGACGTCATCGGTGCCAATGACGGCGCAATCGACGCCGGGGGTGAGCCCGCGGCGCTGCAGGCCGAGCATGGCGCCGAAGGCGACCAGGTCGTTGTGGCACACCACGGCCGTGGGCGGCGGCGCTTCGCCTAGCAGCAACTGGATGGCGTCGAAACCGTCGCGACGGGTGACCGTCGAGCGCAGCAGGCGCTGATAGCCCAGGCCATGACGAGCGACGGCCTCGCGGTAGCCCTGCCAGCGTTCACGTGTCGCCGAGTGCTCCGTGTGCCCGCCGATGAAGGCGATGCGCTCATGACCGAGTGCCACCAGATGATCCATGGCCAGGTTGACCCCCTGGCGGAAGTCGGTGCCGGCATAGTCATAGGGCGGCGTACCGATATGGCGCAGCACCTGCACGCAGGGCAGCTTCCACGCTTCCAGCGTTGCGACCAGGGAGGGATCGGTGCCCTCCGCCGGGCACAGCAGAATGCCGTCGACGCGATGCTCGCGCATACGCTCGAGGAAGCGCTGCTGGCGCTCGGGGGAGTCCTCGCTGTTGGCGAGGAAGGAGACATAGCCTTCTCGGTTGAGGGCGGCATCGATACCCGCCACCATGGCGCCGAAGAAGGGGTTGGCGATGTCGTAGACCACCACGCCTAGGGTCGAGGTGCGGGTGGCCCGCAGCGCCGCCGCGCCGCGGTTGTAGACATAGCCCAGCGCCTTGATCGAACGGCGAACCCGTTCGCGGGTACGCTTGGCCACCAGCGGACTCTCGCGCAGCACCAGCGAAACCGTGGAGCGTGAGACGCCGGCATGTGCGGCGATGTCCTGCAGCGTCACGTTGCCGGAGGCACGATGCGCTCCGTCGGGTTGGCGTGTCTTGTCGCTCATGCTGCATGCTTCCGTCAGAATTGTTTTTGGATTGATCCAAAACTAGAAGAGGTCAATGCCGGGGCCAAGGGGCCTTTAGTCGTAATAGGCTCGTCGCGAGGGGGCCAAGTCTAGACGTCTTGGTTCGCGCTCAGCCCCGCGCCTGCCAGGCCGCCTCGTTGACCAGGCTGATCGGTCGCTGGCCCGTCAGGGCGAGGGTGATATTGTCCACCGCGCGTTGGGCCATGGCATCGCGGGTCTCGTGGGTCGCCGAACCGATATGCGGCAGGGCCACCACATTGGTCATGTACGGCAGCGGCGATTCCGGCGACAGAGGCTCCTGCTCGAACACGTCGAGCCCGGCGGCACGGATCTCGCCGCTCTCCAGCGCGCCGATCAACGCCGCCTCGTCGACCACCTTGCCGCGGGCGATGTTGACGAAGATCGCCGAGCGCTTCATCAGGCCGAACTCGCGAGCGCCGATCAGGTGGGTCGTCTCGGCCGAGAGCGGCACGGTGACGCAGACGAAGTCGCTCTGCGCCAGCAGCTCGTCCAGCTCGCAGCGCGTGGCGCCGAGCTCGCGCTCCAGCTCGGGCTTGGGCGAGGCATTGGAGTAGAGCACCCGCATGCCGAAGCCCAGCGCACCGCGCCGGGCCACGGCGGCGCCGATGCGCCCGAAGCCGATCAGGCCCAATGTCTTGCCGTGCACGTCGCTGCCGAAGTGGGCCTCGCCGATGCTCTCGCACCAATCGCCGCGCTTGACGAACTCGGCCAGCTCGATGGCGCGCCTGGCCGTTGCCATGATCAGCAGGAAGCCGGTATCGGCGGTGGTCTCGGTGAGCACGTCGGGGGTGTTGCACAGCAGGATGCCGCGCCGGGTCAGCTCATCGACGGGGTAGTTGTCGTAGCCCACCGAGATGCTGGCGATGGCCTCCAACTGCGGGGCTGCATCGAGCAGCTCGGAGGTAATGGCGAGGCTCGAGCCGACGATGCCATGGGCCTTGCCCAGCGCCTGGCGAAAGTCCGGATCGTCGGTGTCCTTCAGGGTTTCGAAATAGTCGACATGGAAATGCTGCCTGAGCTGATCGAGGTGCGTCGGCTTGAGGCGGCTGTAGGCGACGATGCGTTTTGTCATTGTCTCGCTCCGTTATTGAGTCAGGCCGTCACGCCAAGTCTGGCAGATGACGTTCGAGCTCGGTCAGGTGGGCGCGGCTGGGCAGGCCTTCCATGTCGCCCTGTACCTGGACGGCCTCGGCGCCGATCAGGTTGCCGCGTCGGGCGGCGGCCTGCGGCGAGCGGCCGTCGAGCAGGGCGCTGATCACGCCCACGGCGAAGCCATCCCCGGCGCCCACGGTATCCACCACGCGCTCGACCGGGAAGCCGGCGACCGTGGCTTCCGCTTCGCGGCCTCCCAGCATGCCGCGGTAATAGGCGCCCTCGGGGCCGAGCTTGAGGAACACGGCCCTGGCGCCGCGCTCGAGATAGAAATCAGCAATGTCACGTGGCGTGTCGCGCCCGGTCAGCAGGCGGCCCTCGGCCAGGCCCGGCAACACCCAGTCGGCCTTCGCCGCCAGCGCGTTGAGCGTCTCGCGCATCTCCGCCTCGCTGGGCCACAGGCTGGGGCGCAGGTTGGGGTCGAAGGAAATGCTCGCGCCCTGCGCCCGGGCACATTCGAGCATGTCCAGGGTCAGCTCGCGGCAGCTGTCGGAGAGCGCCGGGGGGATGCCGGTGGCGTGCAGGTGGCGCGCGGCGGCGAAGTCCACCTGGGCGGCATCTTCGGGCGCCAGGTGGCTGGCCGCACTGCCGCGGCGGAAGTATTCGACCCTGGGGTCGGCGCCGCCCTCGGCGCGCTCCTTGAAGACCAGGCCCGTGGCATGGTTGCTGTCCGTGATCAGGTAGCGGCAGTCGAGCCCCTCGGCCTCGAGCGTGGTGCGGATATAGCGGCCGAAGCCATCTTCGCCGACGCGGCTGAGCCAACCGACCCGGAAGCCGAGCCGGGCCAGGCCGATGGCGACATTGGTGTCGGCCCCGGCGATGCCGCGGCGAAAGCACTCCACGTCCTCCATCGCGCCGGGATGCTCGGCCACGAATAGCGCCATGGCTTCGCCGAAGGCGAGGATTTCCGGAGGCAGTGTCGCGTCGTTCATGGCGTCTCCTTGTCGTGGTCGGGTCCGGGCAGGCGGGTCGAGCCGCGCTCGATCAGCGTCGGCGGAAACAGCGCGTGGCGTGGCGGCGCTGCCGGCTCGCTGCCATCGAGCCGCACCAGCAACTGCTGAACGGCGGCACGGCCGATGGTTTCGGTGGGCTGGGCCAGGGTAGTGATGCCGGGTGGCACGAGGCTGCACCAGTCGAGTTCGTCGATACCCAGCAGGCCGACCTCGCCGAGGCGAATGCCCAGCGCCTGCAGGGCGCGGGTTGCCGCCAGGGTCACGTTGCCGTTGGCGCACAGTACCGCGGCGGGCCGGCCGGCGCGGGCGAGGAACGCCGAGATGATCGCATCCACTGCGCTGCCGTCGAGCGCCGGGTCATGGCGTTCGCCGTGGAGGATCGGCTCCTCGGACAGGCGCTGCTCGAAACGCTGCCAGCGTTGCTGGCGCGGGCTGGCCAGGCCGACCGGCTGGCTGAGAAAGAGCAGGTGGCGATAGCCCCGCTCGTGCAGGTGGTCGACCGCCATGTCGATGGCCAGGGCGTTGTCGAGCCCGACCCCGTCCGCCCCGAACGCTTCCAGCCAGCGGTCGAGCAGGACCAGCGGCAGGCCCTGTTCGGCCATGGCCTGAAGCTCATGGGTGGGATGGCCGGCGGCGTTGATCACCAGCCCCTCGACCCGGTAGGAGGCGAGCAGCGACAGGTGAGTGCGCTCCTGCACCGGGTCGTTGTCGGTATTGGCCACCAGCAGCGAATAGCCGTGCTCGCGGCAGGCCTGCTCGACGCCGTGCATCACCGCAATCGAATAGGGGTTGCGGATATCGGCCACCAGCATGCCGAGCAGCCGCGAGCGGCCGCCCTTGAGGCCGCGGGCGATCTGGTTGGGGCGGTAGCCGAGCCGGCGCGCGGCCTCGCCGATGCGCTGGCGCAGCGCCGGCGAGAGCCGCTCGCGCTCGCCGCCGAAGTAGCGCGACACGCTGGTCTTGGAGGCGCCGGCCTCACGCGCCACTTCGAGAATGGTGGCGTGCCGGGTGGATCGGTCAGGCATGGCTCGTCTCTCGATGGGAACGTTCCCATCCTAGGCCTGAAGGACACGGGGAGCAAGTGCTGGGGAAATGGCTCGGAGAGAGGCAAGCGCAAAAAAGAGCGGGGAGAGGGAGGTTGCCGGCAACAGCGGCCGAACGAAACGGCCGTGATGCAACGGGGCGGCCACATGGCCGCCCCGTTGCGTCCAACCAGGGAACTTATCTCACCTTGGGGTCGAGCTCGCCGCGGGCGTAGCGCTCGTACATCGCTTCGAGGCTGATCGGCTTGATGCGGCTGGCGTTGCCGGCGGTGCCGAAGGCCTCGTAGCGGGCGATGCAGACGTCGCGCATCGCGGTCACCGTTTCCTTGAGGTACTTGCGCGGGTCGAACTCGCTGGGGTTGTTGGCCAGGAAGCGGCGCACCGCGCCGGTCGAGGCCAGGCGCAGGTCGGTGTCGATGTTGACCTTGCGCACGCCGTGCTTGATGCCCTCGACGATCTCCTCGACCGGCACGCCGTAGGTCTCGGGGATCTCTCCGCCGAACTCGTTGATGACGGCGAGCCACTCCTGGGGCACCGAGGAGGAGCCGTGCATCACCAGGTGGGTGTCGGGGATGCGCGCATGGATCTCCTTGATGCGCTGGATCGACAGGGTGTCGCCGGTGGGCGGCTTGGTGAACTTGTAGGCGCCGTGGCTGGTGCCGATGGCGATGGCCAGGGCGTCGACCTGGGTCGCCTTGACGAACTCGGCGGCCTCTTCCGGATCGGTCAGCAGCTGGTCGTGGGAGAGCACGCCTTCGGCGCCGATGCCGTCCTCTTCGCCGGCCATGCCGGTCTCCAGGCTGCCCAGGCAGCCCAGCTCGCCCTCCACCGAGACGCCGCAGGCGTGCGCCATCTCGACGGTGCGGCGGGTGACGTCGACATTGTAGTCGTAGTCCATCGGGGTCTTGCCGTCCTCGCCCAGCGAGCCGTCCATCATCACCGAGGAGAAGCCGAGCTGGATCGAACGCTGGCACACCGCCGGGGAGGTGCCGTGGTCCTGGTGCATCACCACCGGGATGTGGGGGAACTCCTCCACGGCGGCCAGGATGAGATGGCGAAGGAAGGGCGCGCCAGCGTACTTGCGCGCACCGGCAGAGGCCTGGACGATCACCGGGGAATCGGTGGCGTCGGCCGCTTCCATGATGGCGCGCATCTGCTCGAGATTGTTGACGTTGAATGCCGGAATGCCGTAGCCGCGCTCGGCGGCGTGGTCCAACATCTGGCGCATGCTGATCAGTGCCATGAACTCACCTGTTCTCTTTCGATCTGTCTGGGGCAGTGGGGCGCCGCCTGGCAGGGCCGGGCGGCGCGGGTCGGGTCAGCGAGCGGCGGCGTCCTCCAGCGCCTTCACGGCGGGCAGCACCTTGCCTTCCACGTACTCGAGGAAGGCGCCGCCGCCGGTGGAGATGTAGGAGACCTGCTCCGCGATGTCGTACTTGTCGATGGCGGCCAGGGTGTCGCCGCCGCCGGCGATGGAGAAGCCGTTGCTCTCGGCGATGGCGCGCGACAACGCCTCGGTGCCGTGGCCGAACTGGTCGATCTCGAACACGCCCACCGGGCCGTTCCACAGGATGGTGCCGGCATCCTTGAGCAGGCCGGCGAGCCGCCCGGCGGTGTCGGGGCCGATGTCGAGGATCATCTCGTCGTCGCCCACCTGGTCGACCGGCTTGACCACGGCCTCGGCCGACTCGGAGAACTCGGTGGCCACCACCACGTCGGTGGGCAGCGGGATCTCGACCTTGGCCATCAGCGCCTTGGCCTGTTCCACCAGGTCGGCCTCATACAGCGACTTGCCGACGTTGTGGCCGGCCGCGGCGATGAAGGTGTTGGCGATGCCGCCGCCGACGATCAGCTGGTCGCACTTGTCGGACAGGGCGTTGAGCACCTCGAGCTTGGTCGAGACCTTGGAGCCGCCGACGATGGCGACCATCGGCCGCTTGGGCGTGGCCAGGGCCTTCTCCAGGGCATCGAGCTCGGCGGCCAGCAGCGGGCCGGCGCAGGCCTGGGGGGCGAAGCGCGCCACGCCGTGGGTCGAGGCCTGGGCGCGGTGGGCGGTGCCGAAGGCGTCCATCACGTAGATGTCGCACAGTGCGGCGTACTGCTGGGCGAGGGTCTCGTCGTCCTTCTTCTCGCCCTGGTTGAAGCGCACGTTCTCGAGCAGCACCACCTCGCCGTCGGCCAGGTCCTGGGCGGTGTCGAGGTACTGCTCGACCAGCCGCACCGGGCGGCCGAGCAGCTCGCCGAGGCGCTCGGCCACCGGGGCCAGCGAGAACTCCGCGGCCGGTTCGCCTTCGGTCGGGCGCCCCAGGTGGCTCATCAGCATCACCTTGGCGCCGGCCTCCATGGCGGCCTGAATGGTCGGCAGGCTGGCCCGCAGGCGGGCGTCGCTGGTCACCTTGCCGTGCTTGACGGGTACGTTCAGGTCCTCGCGGATCAGCACGCGCTGGCCGCGCAGGTCGAGGTCGGTCATCTTGAGCACGTTCATCAGGCGTCTTCCTTTCCTTGATTGGGGGAACCGATGCCGGGGATCAACGGGGCACCGCGGGAAGCGCCGCCATCCGCTGGGCGACGTCGAGCATGCGGTTGGCGAAGCCCCACTCGTTGTCGAACCAGCACAGCAGCTTGATCAGGCGGTTTCCCGCCACCCGGGTCTGAGTGGCGTCAACGATACCCGAGCGGGGATCGTGGTTGAAGTCGACCGAGGCCGTGGGCTCTTCGCTGTAGCCGAGCAGCCCGGACAGCGGGCCGGCGCTGGCGTTCCGCAGCAGGGCATTGACTTCGGCGGCCGAGGTGTCGCGGCGCACGCAGATCGACATGTCCATGGCCGAGACGTTGATCGTCGGCACGCGCATGTGCAGGCACTCGAAGCGTCCGGCCAGGTGCGGCATCAGGCGGTTGATGCCGCGCGCCAGGCTGGTGTCGACGGGCACGATGGAGTGCATCGCCGAGCGCGTCAGGCGCAGGTCGGTCTGGTGGTAGGCGTCGATCACCGGCTGGTCGTTCATCGCCGAGTGCACCGTGGTGGTCACGCCATGCTCGATGCCCAGCGCCTCGTCGATCACGGTGAGTACCGGCACCAGGCAGTTGGTGGTGCACGATGCCGCCGAGACGATGCGCTGCCCGGCGCTGAGCTCATCGTCGTTGATACCGCAGACGATGGTGGCGTCGACATCGCTCTCGGCGGGCTGGGAGAACAACAGGCGGCCGGCGCCGGCGGCGAGGTGGCGCTCGGCGGTGGCGCGATCCTTGAAGCTGCCCGAGCACTCCAGCACCAGGTCGATGCCGAGTTCGCCCCAGGGCAGGCGGGACGGATCGGGCTCGTTGAGCACCGCGATGGGATGTTCGTCGACGACCAGACGCCCGGAGGCGGTGCTCACCCGACCAGGGAAGCGGCCGTGTGTGGTGTCGTAGCGAGTCAGGTAGGCGATGGTGTCCAGGTCGGAGAGTTCGTTGATCGCCACGATGTCGAGGGGGGGCTCCGGCAGGCGCGCCGCGCTCCGGCCGCGCTGGCGCTCGACCAGCGCGCGCAGCACGCACTGGCCGATTCGGCCGTATCCATTGATGGCGATGCGCTGGGCCATGCTTGCCTGGCTCTCCTCGAACGGAAAGCGGGGATTCTACCGCAAAAGCGGCGCGACGTCCCGGCTCGCGGCTCCGGTTCCTGGTTTGCCACGGGGCCTTGAAAGCCCGCCGCGTGCCCCTATTTTTCCTGTACGGGAGGCCGTCGGCCGGTGCGACTGCCGAATTCGGCGTCTCGTTTCCTGGTGGGATGCAAAACGTAGGAGGTGTTCGTCATGTTCGGAGATCTCAGGCGTTTCGACAGCGGGTCTCCCTGGGGGGGGGACTGGTTCCGGGAGTGGCTGGACGAGGTATTTCCCGAGCCCGGGGCGACCAACATCCGCGCGGTACCGCGCGGCACCTATCCGATGATCAACATCGGTCGTACCGACGATGCGGTGCGGGTCTATGTCTTTGCCGCCGGCCTCGCGGCAGGCGATCTTGAACTCAGCCTCCAGGACAACGTCCTGACCGTGCAGGGGGAGCGCAAGGTCGCCGCCGACGAGTCGGAGGGCGACGCACGACGCCCCTATTTTCGCCGCGAGCGCGCGGGCGGCAGCTTCGCCCGGTCCATTGCCCTGCCCGAGGGGCTCGATGCCGACCGGGCGGAGGCGCGCTGGCGCAACGGCGTGTTCGAGATCACGCTGCCCAAGCGTGAGGAGCTCAAGCCGCGGCGCATCGAGATCCAGTCGGCGTGATGGTCGAGCCAGAAGGAGGTGAACGGCAATGAACGAGATCACTCGGCAAGAAGCGACCCGTGAGCCCCGCGTGCAGGGGAGCGAAGGCGCCGGGGGTGAGCGCGACCGGGCGCTGCAGCCTCCGGTCGATATCTTCGAGGAGGGCAACGCCCTGCACCTGCTGGCCGATCTTCCCGGCGTCACGCCGGAGTCGCTGAACATAGAGGTAGACAACAACATTCTGAGCCTGGAGGGCGAGATCCGCCTGGAGATGCCCGAGGGCATGACGGCCATCTACGCCGAGGTCCGGGCTCAGCGCTTCGCACGCCGCTTCACGCTCAGCCACGAGATCGATGGCGATGCCATCGAGGCGCGCATCGAGAATGGCGTGCTGCATCTGCGGCTACCGAAGAAGCCATCGCACCAGCGCCGCCGTATCGAGGTCAGGGCGGCCTGAGCGAAGCCCGACTGGCGCCCTTCCCATGCGGGAAGGGCGCTTCCGTTTGCAAGCAGGGCGCACGCTCGGTACGGTTTTCACTACGCTGGGAATAGCGATTAACGACACCATGGAGAGGAAGACATGACCGACATATCCCAACTGCTCGGTGACGACGCCGACTACCTGCTCGACCACCGCTGCCGCGGCTTTCCCCGCGAACAGCTGCACCTGCCGGGGCCGGACTTCGTCGACCGGGTGGTGGCCGAC
This portion of the Billgrantia sulfidoxydans genome encodes:
- a CDS encoding LacI family DNA-binding transcriptional regulator, giving the protein MPDRSTRHATILEVAREAGASKTSVSRYFGGERERLSPALRQRIGEAARRLGYRPNQIARGLKGGRSRLLGMLVADIRNPYSIAVMHGVEQACREHGYSLLVANTDNDPVQERTHLSLLASYRVEGLVINAAGHPTHELQAMAEQGLPLVLLDRWLEAFGADGVGLDNALAIDMAVDHLHERGYRHLLFLSQPVGLASPRQQRWQRFEQRLSEEPILHGERHDPALDGSAVDAIISAFLARAGRPAAVLCANGNVTLAATRALQALGIRLGEVGLLGIDELDWCSLVPPGITTLAQPTETIGRAAVQQLLVRLDGSEPAAPPRHALFPPTLIERGSTRLPGPDHDKETP
- a CDS encoding Hsp20/alpha crystallin family protein, whose product is MNEITRQEATREPRVQGSEGAGGERDRALQPPVDIFEEGNALHLLADLPGVTPESLNIEVDNNILSLEGEIRLEMPEGMTAIYAEVRAQRFARRFTLSHEIDGDAIEARIENGVLHLRLPKKPSHQRRRIEVRAA
- a CDS encoding sugar kinase, whose amino-acid sequence is MNDATLPPEILAFGEAMALFVAEHPGAMEDVECFRRGIAGADTNVAIGLARLGFRVGWLSRVGEDGFGRYIRTTLEAEGLDCRYLITDSNHATGLVFKERAEGGADPRVEYFRRGSAASHLAPEDAAQVDFAAARHLHATGIPPALSDSCRELTLDMLECARAQGASISFDPNLRPSLWPSEAEMRETLNALAAKADWVLPGLAEGRLLTGRDTPRDIADFYLERGARAVFLKLGPEGAYYRGMLGGREAEATVAGFPVERVVDTVGAGDGFAVGVISALLDGRSPQAAARRGNLIGAEAVQVQGDMEGLPSRAHLTELERHLPDLA
- a CDS encoding type I glyceraldehyde-3-phosphate dehydrogenase, with the protein product MAQRIAINGYGRIGQCVLRALVERQRGRSAARLPEPPLDIVAINELSDLDTIAYLTRYDTTHGRFPGRVSTASGRLVVDEHPIAVLNEPDPSRLPWGELGIDLVLECSGSFKDRATAERHLAAGAGRLLFSQPAESDVDATIVCGINDDELSAGQRIVSAASCTTNCLVPVLTVIDEALGIEHGVTTTVHSAMNDQPVIDAYHQTDLRLTRSAMHSIVPVDTSLARGINRLMPHLAGRFECLHMRVPTINVSAMDMSICVRRDTSAAEVNALLRNASAGPLSGLLGYSEEPTASVDFNHDPRSGIVDATQTRVAGNRLIKLLCWFDNEWGFANRMLDVAQRMAALPAVPR
- a CDS encoding LacI family DNA-binding transcriptional regulator, which produces MSDKTRQPDGAHRASGNVTLQDIAAHAGVSRSTVSLVLRESPLVAKRTRERVRRSIKALGYVYNRGAAALRATRTSTLGVVVYDIANPFFGAMVAGIDAALNREGYVSFLANSEDSPERQQRFLERMREHRVDGILLCPAEGTDPSLVATLEAWKLPCVQVLRHIGTPPYDYAGTDFRQGVNLAMDHLVALGHERIAFIGGHTEHSATRERWQGYREAVARHGLGYQRLLRSTVTRRDGFDAIQLLLGEAPPPTAVVCHNDLVAFGAMLGLQRRGLTPGVDCAVIGTDDVEEAALSAPALTSIATHPYAVGQEAARLALRRIQNPDGVREQVVLAPQLRVRESCGASLRLDRPLAPTP
- a CDS encoding 2-hydroxyacid dehydrogenase, which gives rise to MTKRIVAYSRLKPTHLDQLRQHFHVDYFETLKDTDDPDFRQALGKAHGIVGSSLAITSELLDAAPQLEAIASISVGYDNYPVDELTRRGILLCNTPDVLTETTADTGFLLIMATARRAIELAEFVKRGDWCESIGEAHFGSDVHGKTLGLIGFGRIGAAVARRGALGFGMRVLYSNASPKPELERELGATRCELDELLAQSDFVCVTVPLSAETTHLIGAREFGLMKRSAIFVNIARGKVVDEAALIGALESGEIRAAGLDVFEQEPLSPESPLPYMTNVVALPHIGSATHETRDAMAQRAVDNITLALTGQRPISLVNEAAWQARG
- a CDS encoding phosphoglycerate kinase — its product is MNVLKMTDLDLRGQRVLIREDLNVPVKHGKVTSDARLRASLPTIQAAMEAGAKVMLMSHLGRPTEGEPAAEFSLAPVAERLGELLGRPVRLVEQYLDTAQDLADGEVVLLENVRFNQGEKKDDETLAQQYAALCDIYVMDAFGTAHRAQASTHGVARFAPQACAGPLLAAELDALEKALATPKRPMVAIVGGSKVSTKLEVLNALSDKCDQLIVGGGIANTFIAAAGHNVGKSLYEADLVEQAKALMAKVEIPLPTDVVVATEFSESAEAVVKPVDQVGDDEMILDIGPDTAGRLAGLLKDAGTILWNGPVGVFEIDQFGHGTEALSRAIAESNGFSIAGGGDTLAAIDKYDIAEQVSYISTGGGAFLEYVEGKVLPAVKALEDAAAR
- a CDS encoding Hsp20/alpha crystallin family protein — translated: MFGDLRRFDSGSPWGGDWFREWLDEVFPEPGATNIRAVPRGTYPMINIGRTDDAVRVYVFAAGLAAGDLELSLQDNVLTVQGERKVAADESEGDARRPYFRRERAGGSFARSIALPEGLDADRAEARWRNGVFEITLPKREELKPRRIEIQSA
- the fba gene encoding class II fructose-bisphosphate aldolase (catalyzes the reversible aldol condensation of dihydroxyacetonephosphate and glyceraldehyde 3-phosphate in the Calvin cycle, glycolysis, and/or gluconeogenesis) yields the protein MALISMRQMLDHAAERGYGIPAFNVNNLEQMRAIMEAADATDSPVIVQASAGARKYAGAPFLRHLILAAVEEFPHIPVVMHQDHGTSPAVCQRSIQLGFSSVMMDGSLGEDGKTPMDYDYNVDVTRRTVEMAHACGVSVEGELGCLGSLETGMAGEEDGIGAEGVLSHDQLLTDPEEAAEFVKATQVDALAIAIGTSHGAYKFTKPPTGDTLSIQRIKEIHARIPDTHLVMHGSSSVPQEWLAVINEFGGEIPETYGVPVEEIVEGIKHGVRKVNIDTDLRLASTGAVRRFLANNPSEFDPRKYLKETVTAMRDVCIARYEAFGTAGNASRIKPISLEAMYERYARGELDPKVR